The DNA window AATAGTAACACTAAAAATATTTTTCGCATGATGTTATTTAATTAAAAATGAATGGCAAATATAACTATTCGGTTAAATGGTAATTATTAAAATTTGGTAAATTCTTTGGCTAACTAGTTACTCATTGTGCGGAGGTTTTTTGCAACAGGAGTGTAGTTTCTCGTACGACTCCTTATTAGCAGGCACGCTGTCGGCATCATAGCCTAGGGTACTTATGGCTATTCGGATTTTATCGGGGTTGGTTTTGGCAGTATTATACACCACTTTAACCGTTGCCGACTTTACTTCCAGAGTTGCTAATGACACCCCTTTTTCGAAACGAAGTGCATCTTCAATCTTTTTTTTGCACATG is part of the Bacteroidota bacterium genome and encodes:
- a CDS encoding heavy-metal-associated domain-containing protein, whose translation is MVINPVVGQKDTVIIKTSAQCDMCKKKIEDALRFEKGVSLATLEVKSATVKVVYNTAKTNPDKIRIAISTLGYDADSVPANKESYEKLHSCCKKPPHNE